From a single Pseudorasbora parva isolate DD20220531a chromosome 15, ASM2467924v1, whole genome shotgun sequence genomic region:
- the LOC137041820 gene encoding uncharacterized protein produces the protein MRDHLYLFVFMIHFSTGCILSDEGQVTVMTAYTGASVLLPCSCADPRSTADTFTWRFQSGGRWTEVFEDEKYRGRRELFNEGSPRNLSLLISGLRTEDQGDYTCTTKQHTTIRLTVKGCNLAQNRESGTEVTGYSGESVVLPCSCSELLAKPEQIRWTYYLVNNYKEIYPNEEIDLHKNRVKLLNQTTPGNLSLHISALTVLHGGVYICSVSSEQYSSYTLHVKEKPHIQTDGLSTHQPSHQTRELTHQPSHQTRERASSPSPPSPQHTHQYVFIMLGVILSVPLLVFIYWRCRGGRNVKKKKTSDDEELRKQDDQDDLYSTVVYVRTASTPAHTSYAPIKVKR, from the exons ATGAGGGACCATTTATATCTTTTCGTCTTTATGATTCATTTTAGTACTG GCTGTATTCTTTCAGATGAGGGTCAGGTGACAGTAATGACAGCGTACACCGGTGCTTCAGTGCTGCTGCCCTGCTCCTGTGCTGACCCTCGGTCTACAGCCGACACATTCACCTGGCGGTTTCAAAGCGGAGGCCGATGGACTGAAGTATTTGAGGATGAGAAGTACCGCGGCAGACGTGAGCTGTTTAATGAAGGTTCTCCAAGAAATCTGTCTCTGCTCATTTCTGGCCTCAGAACGGAAGATCAGGGGGACTATACGTGTACGACTAAACAACACACAACCATTCGGTTAACAGTTAAGG GCTGTAATTTGGCTCAGAACAGAGAGTCAGGGACTGAGGTGACTGGATATTCAGGCGAGTCTGTGGTTCTGCCCTGCTCCTGTTCTGAACTACTGGCTAAACCTGAACAGATACGATGGACGTATTATCTAGTGAACAATTATAAGGAAATTTACCCAAATGAAGAGATTGATCTCCACAAGAACAGAGTCAAACTGTTAAATCAGACAACTCCAGGAAATCTCTCTCTACACATATCAGCTCTGACCGTATTACATGGAGGAGTCTATATCTGTTCTGTCTCATCTGAACAATACTCCAGCTACACACTTCACGTTAAAG AGAAACCACACATCCAGACAGACGGTTTATCAACACATCAACCTTCACACCAAACACGAGAACTAACACATCAACCTTCACACCAAACACGAGAGCGTGCATCGTCTCCATCGCCTCCATcgcctcaacacacacatcagt ATGTTTTCATTATGTTGGGGGTGATTCTCTCAGTACCGTTACTAGTTTTCATCTACTGGAGATGCAGAg GAGGCAGAAatgtgaagaagaagaagacgaGTGATGATGAAGAACTCAGAAAACAAGACGATCAG GATGACTTGTATTCCACTGTAGTCTACGTAAGAACCGCATCTACACCAGCTCACACAAGTTATGCTCCAATCAAAGTCAAGCGCTAA
- the ftr55 gene encoding putative leucine-rich repeat-containing protein DDB_G0290503 gives MQSTTKHKVQEKQKTIEELNAAVNTLKDSVQTAVENNEKIFTDMILAIKKRQHEVTELIKDQEMSEVSRAEGLVKQLEQEIADLERRDAELDQHPHTAEHFHFKNLSASSESEESSVDMFDGLRKSLSDLKQHFEHSCQEAISKIISVVARIQILPISRNHFKQCK, from the exons ATGCAGAGCACAACCAAGCACAAAGTCCAGGAGAAACAGAAAACGATAGAGGAGCTGAACGCGGCTGTGAACACACTGAAG GACTCTGTTCAGACAGCAGTGGAGAACAATGAGAAGATCTTCACTGACATGATCCTCGCTATCAAGAAAAGACAGCATGAGGTGACAGAGCTGATCAAAGATCAGGAGATGTCTGAAGTGAGTCGAGCGGAAGGACTCGTGAAGCAGCTGGAGCAGGAGATCGCTGATCTTGAGAGGAGAGACGCAGAGCTGGATCAACATCCACACACAGCGGAACATTTTCATTTCAAG AATCTGTCTGCTTCCTCTGAATCCGAGGAGTCATCCGTGGATATGTTTGATGGATTGAGGAAATCTCTCTCTGATctaaaacaacattttgaacattcTTGTCAGGAGGCGATCAGTAAAATCATCTCTGTTG TGGCAAGAATTCAGATTTTACCAATATCCAGAAATCACTTTAAACAGTGtaagtaa